In Lysobacter firmicutimachus, one genomic interval encodes:
- a CDS encoding autotransporter domain-containing protein: MPARAPARFRPHPLSLGIVQAIPMLLALQLWSGQAQAACTPAAPTDGATVSCTGVPILLPPNPNSFLSNANNLDVTVQAGAIMSTLPGGTAMTFGGNGLTLNNLGAIDANAAGSLVLARALAIGNLVVPGSGNVIVNNQGSIEGTFDGTFGLAGAAMVIANTGVTTINNTGSIGMSALGLFDPINSIAVGVYGGGNVNFTNTGTITGRVAFSSPTSGGNVFVNAGTINGSVSLGTTLSNDTFVAVTGSSINGGLVPLPGVTIPTPSVPVSFLTYAAGGTVDAGIGGLDTLVLQNTVAGPGSGSGGSGTASALQYLNFENLTVNSGTWSLQGALVSGSATLNGGTAIFDDALSFGAGTLTGNGGAIQASVGGLTLGQSVNLTGGLIVQGGNSLTLGGTVSGGGGLIKNGAGTLTLAGSNNFSGGLALNGGGLTLGNASSLGTGLFLVGGPAALNTAFTGTLTNQVQLNGALTLNGAGSLTLSGNVNGAGSLTLASGNLALTGSNNYSGGTVLQAGSIDVGNSGALGIGNLTVNGAGSLTGAAGVALGNNIVLNNTLNFGAGGGGGALTLNGTVSGAGGMSLAGAPGLTLNGSNNFSGGFNLGGGALVVGSNTALGTGAVTVSGAGSLDANAAVSLTNNFNLNAGLSVLGSNNLSLNGTIGGLGGLTKSGAATLGLGGANSFAGGVNLLGGGLSVGTGTSLGLGALTVNGASSLSASAGVNLGNAVALNADLAVGGGNDIALGGLVSGGAGLSYNGTGTLALNGPNTFGGGVDLASGNLSVGNNLALGSGTLSVLGNAGLSAGVPGVALGNTVDLASGTTLTIGGANALALNGPIGGAGALAYAGSASLTLGGANNFGGGLTLSGGNLLLGTDSSLGTGALNVAGNAGLASTGAALTLTNAVNLASGAALNLGGSADLSLNGTVAGDGGLIKSGSGTLSLGGANLFAGGVDLQAGTLALAQSSSLGSGTLTVSGASTLAASAPLNVGNAIVLNAGLSIAGSNDLTLSGAIGGSGGLSFNGPSTLSLSGANGFAGGVALGGGMLAVGNDLALGSGSLNVGGSAQLSATTAGIELANAVNLGAGSTLAVVGSNGLALDGTIGGAGALAMNGTGTLSLSAANNFGGGVALNSGALAVGDSLALGTGTLAVGGDAGLSASAAGVTLGNAITLAAGAELAIAGSNDLGLSGTIGGAGGLAYSGTGTLILSGANAFGGGVNLSAGTLAIGSNAALGTGTLAVSGNASLSAAVAGLNVANAVDVAAGTALDVTGSNPLNLSGTISGSGTLIKSGPAALTLSGSLVGFGGGLSLQGGALAVAHPIVAGFTSAAGTSASFSAGNDRLSATGAVAGTVDLGGGDDRYYSSLALLSGLTGSVAAGAGSDTFAVGGGQGTLPAASLSGFEQLDVASGGTLVLAAASTAHFVDSSIAGNLVLDGTLTGNAAVLAGGALVGDGALTGALTLGGTLAPSGLAGATGAAGGSASVGASLNVASLSFSPGGVLQVRQNGAGATDSVIVAGTASLSGGQVVAIPQPGSYAPITDYRIVDAGAISGAFTGVVQTALPFLDAALVTIGSDVFLRLSEHDAGGTGIRFNQFPGLSDNQQAVADALQAIADADSGQLPTLIAAARGLSAAQAPRAFDTLSGETYASLASAQRYNAEQLQRGVTRQLDLIRDFGIEDERSLGTVWVTGYGGRAEFDGDGLAGIDNRLAGVLFGLEGSPGDAFRFGGHIGLAHSRLETERRDDRIDGDQFNVGVHWLYAPGGFWTQGAVGYSYASYDAEREIAVGTFNARSDAHFSGDGAYAAVEAGWRWDGGSVRVEPLLGVYYHKFESIRLRERGAGDANLEVAAASYDVATAGIGVRLSMAPGQARRWQPTADLRYLHDLQDDAPLARNAFAGANVPDFGVRGFVAERNRWNVGLGLNYRLSRFGSGFVEYRGDIGSDDRAHSLNLGLRLGWGGSPAMAAARPAPVAVASAASADSAASAGTALAPATEPSTSVPVRSAERTAPRATAPVSPTSEADVSSPGHAGARGANAAAAAAGATGAATAAAPASADATPASRSPGGACPARPVAKPASRPVAKVKPRSAKPLSKTHRVASRGTSSKAKPRRAPARLAARTPSSAPPSGAVPLSAAGCDEASARSH, encoded by the coding sequence TCGAAGGCACCTTCGACGGTACCTTCGGCCTGGCCGGCGCTGCGATGGTGATCGCCAATACCGGCGTCACCACGATCAACAACACCGGCAGCATCGGCATGAGCGCGCTGGGACTGTTCGATCCGATCAACTCGATCGCGGTCGGCGTCTACGGCGGCGGCAACGTCAACTTCACCAACACCGGCACCATCACCGGCCGGGTGGCGTTCTCCAGCCCCACCAGCGGCGGCAACGTCTTCGTCAACGCCGGCACCATCAACGGCAGCGTTTCGCTCGGCACCACGCTCAGCAACGACACCTTCGTCGCGGTGACCGGCTCCAGCATCAACGGCGGCCTGGTGCCGCTGCCGGGCGTCACCATTCCGACCCCTTCGGTGCCGGTCAGCTTTCTGACCTATGCCGCCGGTGGCACCGTCGACGCCGGCATCGGCGGCCTGGACACGCTGGTGCTCCAGAACACCGTCGCCGGGCCCGGTTCGGGCAGCGGCGGCAGCGGTACGGCGTCGGCCTTGCAATACCTCAACTTCGAAAACCTGACCGTCAACAGCGGCACCTGGAGCCTGCAGGGCGCGCTGGTCAGCGGCAGCGCGACGCTCAACGGCGGCACGGCGATCTTCGACGACGCGCTGTCGTTCGGTGCCGGCACCCTGACCGGCAACGGCGGGGCGATCCAGGCCTCGGTCGGCGGACTGACCCTCGGCCAGAGCGTCAATCTCACCGGCGGCCTGATCGTGCAGGGCGGCAACAGCCTGACCCTGGGCGGCACGGTCAGCGGCGGCGGCGGCCTGATCAAGAACGGCGCCGGCACCCTGACCCTGGCCGGCAGCAATAATTTCAGCGGCGGCCTGGCGCTCAACGGCGGCGGCCTGACCTTGGGCAACGCCAGTTCGCTCGGCACCGGCCTGTTCCTGGTCGGCGGCCCGGCCGCGCTCAATACCGCCTTCACCGGGACGCTGACCAACCAAGTCCAGCTCAACGGCGCGCTGACCCTCAACGGCGCCGGCAGTTTGACCCTGAGCGGCAACGTCAACGGCGCCGGCAGCCTGACCCTCGCCAGCGGCAACCTGGCCCTGACCGGCAGCAACAACTACAGCGGCGGCACCGTGCTGCAGGCCGGTTCGATCGATGTCGGCAACAGCGGCGCGCTCGGCATCGGCAACCTGACCGTCAACGGCGCCGGCAGCCTGACCGGCGCGGCCGGAGTGGCGCTGGGCAACAACATCGTGCTCAACAACACCCTCAACTTCGGCGCCGGCGGCGGAGGCGGCGCGCTGACCCTCAACGGCACCGTCAGCGGCGCCGGCGGCATGAGCCTGGCCGGCGCGCCAGGGCTGACCCTCAATGGCAGCAACAATTTCTCCGGCGGATTCAATCTCGGCGGCGGCGCCCTGGTGGTCGGCAGCAACACCGCGCTCGGCACCGGCGCGGTCACGGTGAGCGGCGCCGGCAGCCTCGATGCGAATGCCGCGGTCAGTCTGACCAACAACTTCAACCTCAACGCCGGACTGAGCGTGCTCGGCAGCAACAACCTCAGCCTCAACGGCACCATCGGCGGCCTCGGCGGCCTGACCAAGAGCGGTGCGGCGACGCTGGGCCTGGGCGGCGCCAACAGCTTCGCCGGCGGGGTCAACCTGCTCGGCGGCGGCTTGAGCGTCGGCACCGGCACCTCGCTGGGCCTGGGCGCGCTGACCGTCAACGGCGCGTCCAGCCTCAGCGCCAGCGCCGGTGTCAATCTCGGCAATGCGGTCGCGCTCAACGCCGACCTCGCGGTCGGCGGCGGCAACGACATCGCCCTCGGCGGCCTGGTCTCCGGCGGCGCCGGGTTGAGCTACAACGGCACCGGTACGCTCGCGCTCAACGGTCCCAACACCTTCGGCGGCGGCGTCGACCTGGCCAGTGGCAACCTGTCGGTCGGCAACAACCTCGCCCTCGGCAGCGGCACGCTGAGCGTGCTCGGCAACGCCGGGCTCAGCGCCGGCGTGCCCGGCGTAGCGCTGGGCAACACGGTCGATCTCGCCAGCGGCACCACGTTGACCATCGGCGGCGCCAACGCGCTGGCGCTCAACGGCCCGATCGGCGGCGCCGGCGCGCTGGCCTACGCCGGCAGCGCCAGCCTGACCCTGGGCGGGGCGAACAACTTCGGCGGCGGCCTGACCCTGTCCGGCGGCAACCTGCTGCTCGGCACCGACAGTTCGCTCGGCACCGGCGCGCTCAACGTCGCCGGCAACGCCGGGCTCGCCAGCACCGGCGCCGCGTTGACCCTGACCAATGCGGTCAACCTCGCCAGCGGCGCCGCGCTGAACCTGGGCGGCAGCGCCGACCTGAGCTTGAACGGCACCGTCGCCGGCGATGGCGGCCTGATCAAGAGCGGCAGCGGCACTTTGTCGCTGGGCGGCGCCAACCTGTTCGCCGGCGGCGTCGACCTGCAGGCCGGCACCTTGGCGCTGGCGCAGTCGAGCTCGCTCGGCAGCGGAACGCTGACCGTCAGTGGCGCCTCGACCCTGGCTGCGTCGGCGCCGTTGAACGTCGGCAATGCGATCGTGCTTAACGCCGGCCTGAGCATCGCCGGTAGCAACGATCTGACCCTGAGCGGCGCGATCGGCGGCAGCGGCGGGTTGAGTTTCAACGGACCGTCGACCCTGAGCCTGAGCGGCGCCAACGGCTTCGCCGGCGGCGTCGCGCTCGGCGGCGGCATGCTCGCGGTCGGCAACGATCTGGCCCTCGGCAGCGGCAGCCTCAACGTCGGCGGCAGCGCGCAGTTGAGTGCGACTACCGCCGGCATCGAGCTGGCCAACGCGGTCAACCTCGGCGCCGGCTCCACGCTCGCCGTCGTCGGCAGCAACGGCCTCGCCCTCGACGGCACGATCGGCGGCGCCGGCGCGTTGGCGATGAACGGCACCGGCACGTTGAGCCTCAGCGCGGCGAACAACTTCGGCGGTGGCGTAGCCCTGAACTCGGGCGCGCTGGCGGTCGGCGATTCGCTCGCGCTCGGCACCGGCACGCTCGCGGTCGGCGGCGACGCCGGTCTGAGCGCCAGCGCCGCCGGGGTGACCCTGGGCAATGCGATCACCCTGGCCGCGGGAGCCGAACTGGCGATCGCCGGCAGCAACGACCTGGGTTTGAGCGGCACCATCGGCGGCGCCGGCGGCCTGGCGTACTCGGGCACCGGCACCCTGATCCTGAGCGGCGCCAACGCCTTCGGCGGCGGGGTGAACCTCAGCGCCGGCACCCTGGCGATCGGCAGCAATGCCGCGCTCGGCACCGGCACCTTGGCGGTGAGCGGCAACGCCAGCCTCAGCGCCGCGGTCGCGGGCTTGAACGTGGCCAATGCGGTCGACGTGGCCGCCGGCACTGCGCTCGACGTGACCGGCAGCAATCCGCTCAATCTCAGCGGTACGATCAGCGGCAGCGGTACCCTGATCAAGTCGGGCCCGGCCGCGCTGACCCTGTCCGGCAGCCTGGTCGGATTCGGCGGCGGCCTGTCGCTGCAGGGCGGCGCGCTCGCCGTCGCCCATCCGATCGTCGCCGGCTTCACCTCCGCGGCCGGCACCAGCGCCAGCTTCAGCGCCGGCAACGACCGGCTCAGCGCCACCGGCGCGGTCGCCGGCACGGTCGACCTGGGCGGCGGCGACGATCGCTACTACAGCAGCCTGGCGTTGTTGTCCGGCCTGACCGGCAGCGTCGCCGCGGGCGCCGGCAGCGACACCTTCGCCGTCGGCGGCGGCCAGGGCACGTTGCCCGCGGCCTCGCTGAGCGGCTTCGAACAACTCGACGTCGCCAGCGGCGGCACCCTGGTGCTGGCTGCGGCCAGCACCGCCCACTTCGTCGACAGTTCCATCGCCGGCAACCTGGTGCTCGACGGCACCTTGACCGGCAACGCCGCCGTGCTCGCCGGCGGCGCACTCGTTGGGGATGGCGCGCTGACCGGCGCGCTGACGCTCGGCGGCACGCTGGCGCCTTCCGGTCTGGCCGGAGCGACCGGAGCGGCGGGCGGCAGCGCCTCGGTCGGCGCGTCACTCAACGTCGCCAGCCTGAGCTTCAGTCCGGGCGGCGTGCTGCAGGTGCGGCAGAACGGCGCCGGCGCCACCGACAGCGTGATCGTCGCGGGCACCGCGAGCTTGAGCGGCGGCCAGGTGGTGGCGATTCCGCAGCCTGGCAGCTATGCGCCGATCACCGATTACCGCATCGTCGACGCCGGTGCGATCAGCGGCGCCTTCACCGGCGTGGTCCAGACCGCCTTGCCTTTCCTCGATGCGGCGTTGGTCACGATCGGCAGCGACGTGTTCCTGCGCCTGAGCGAGCACGACGCCGGCGGCACGGGCATTCGTTTCAACCAGTTCCCCGGCTTGAGCGACAACCAGCAGGCGGTGGCCGACGCGTTGCAGGCGATCGCCGATGCCGACAGCGGCCAACTGCCGACTCTGATCGCCGCCGCGCGCGGCCTCAGCGCGGCGCAGGCGCCGCGTGCGTTCGATACCCTCAGCGGCGAGACCTATGCCTCGCTGGCGAGTGCGCAACGCTACAACGCCGAGCAACTGCAGCGGGGGGTGACGCGCCAACTGGACCTGATCCGCGACTTCGGCATCGAGGACGAACGCAGTCTCGGCACCGTGTGGGTCACCGGTTACGGCGGCCGCGCCGAGTTCGACGGCGACGGCCTGGCCGGGATCGACAACCGTCTTGCCGGCGTACTGTTCGGCCTGGAAGGTTCGCCGGGCGACGCGTTCCGCTTCGGCGGCCACATCGGCCTGGCGCATTCCAGGTTGGAAACCGAGCGCCGCGACGACCGCATCGACGGCGATCAGTTCAATGTCGGCGTCCACTGGCTGTACGCGCCGGGCGGCTTCTGGACCCAGGGCGCGGTCGGCTACAGCTACGCCAGCTACGATGCCGAGCGCGAGATCGCGGTCGGCACCTTCAACGCGCGCAGCGACGCGCATTTCAGCGGCGACGGCGCCTATGCCGCGGTCGAAGCGGGTTGGCGCTGGGACGGCGGCAGCGTTCGGGTCGAGCCCTTGCTGGGCGTGTACTACCACAAGTTCGAATCGATCCGGCTGCGCGAGCGCGGCGCCGGCGACGCGAACCTCGAAGTCGCCGCGGCCAGTTACGATGTCGCCACCGCCGGCATCGGCGTGCGCTTGTCGATGGCCCCGGGGCAGGCGCGGCGTTGGCAGCCGACCGCGGACCTGCGCTACCTGCACGATCTGCAGGACGACGCGCCGCTGGCGCGCAACGCCTTTGCCGGCGCCAACGTGCCCGACTTCGGCGTGCGCGGTTTCGTCGCCGAGCGCAATCGCTGGAATGTCGGTCTCGGACTGAACTATCGCCTGAGCCGGTTCGGCAGCGGTTTCGTCGAGTACCGCGGCGATATCGGCAGCGACGACCGCGCGCACTCGCTCAACCTTGGCCTGCGCCTGGGCTGGGGCGGCTCGCCGGCGATGGCGGCGGCACGGCCGGCGCCGGTGGCGGTCGCGAGCGCGGCGAGCGCGGACTCCGCAGCAAGCGCAGGGACTGCGCTCGCGCCGGCGACCGAGCCTTCGACCTCTGTACCGGTGCGCTCGGCGGAGAGAACGGCGCCACGCGCGACAGCGCCGGTTTCGCCCACCAGCGAAGCCGACGTTTCCTCCCCGGGCCATGCCGGTGCGCGCGGCGCGAACGCCGCCGCTGCGGCCGCGGGCGCGACCGGGGCGGCCACGGCTGCGGCACCGGCGAGCGCCGATGCGACGCCGGCGAGTCGCTCGCCCGGCGGCGCATGCCCGGCGCGTCCCGTCGCCAAGCCGGCGAGCCGTCCGGTCGCCAAGGTCAAGCCCCGCAGCGCCAAGCCGTTGAGCAAGACCCACCGTGTCGCCTCGCGCGGCACATCGAGCAAGGCGAAGCCCCGCCGCGCGCCGGCGCGGCTCGCCGCACGCACACCGTCGTCCGCCCCTCCGTCGGGCGCGGTGCCCCTGTCTGCCGCCGGGTGCGACGAGGCTTCGGCCCGCAGCCACTGA
- a CDS encoding DUF3224 domain-containing protein — translation MNRTAEGPFEVRLSPQPLHDAATGQFGRMAIDKRFHGPLDAASRGEMLAGGTAVQGSAGYVALEKVQGVLDGRSGSFLLLHRGVMDRGTPDLSITVVPDSGTDALLGLSGRMSIDVREGGAHFYRFEYALPDDA, via the coding sequence ATGAACCGCACGGCCGAAGGCCCGTTCGAGGTCAGGCTCAGCCCGCAACCGTTGCACGATGCGGCGACAGGCCAGTTCGGGCGCATGGCGATCGACAAGCGCTTCCATGGTCCGCTCGACGCGGCCAGTCGCGGCGAAATGCTGGCGGGCGGAACCGCGGTGCAGGGCTCGGCCGGCTATGTCGCGCTGGAGAAAGTCCAGGGCGTTCTCGACGGGCGCAGCGGCAGCTTTCTGTTGCTGCATCGCGGAGTGATGGACCGCGGAACGCCCGATCTCAGCATCACGGTGGTGCCGGACTCGGGCACCGACGCGTTGCTCGGTCTCAGCGGCCGCATGAGCATCGACGTGCGCGAGGGCGGGGCGCATTTCTATCGCTTCGAGTACGCCTTGCCGGACGACGCCTGA